A window of Natrinema versiforme contains these coding sequences:
- a CDS encoding PQQ-binding-like beta-propeller repeat protein: protein MPSTRRTLLTSVGAAVTSMTLAGCSQLPAALGPDPEPDEPPESGVERRVDPGDHILGADGDWSSFGCNAANTRAVADGQAPVDGVSERWRADVAQLGYRAPVVAGGRVYHPDGRRLRVFDAADGTELWTLEDSRVAPLVRDGVVYVPVGTTLYALEADTGDELWNREFETRGSVTTPTTYEGRQLVCGAGERVVSLDPETAEIRWEREVFGQVLDHLAVFQGYGFVVATEAGEVSLFSEEGTGWRRWELPSTPTCPPSADTDSIYVTCRNGTTYALMDDGLSDPEITWTDDTGWAERGIGVVDDLVLVANGRGLHAVDAESGEHRWEYDTGDWRHTAPAYGRDTLFVGGDRLWAVDPTPGDSPDGGPAVRFERKFAGRVGLGPVLDDGTLYVVAEVEDETFALLALD, encoded by the coding sequence ATGCCCTCCACTCGACGGACGCTGCTGACGAGCGTCGGCGCCGCCGTTACGAGCATGACGCTCGCGGGCTGTTCGCAGCTCCCAGCCGCCCTCGGCCCCGATCCAGAGCCCGATGAGCCGCCCGAATCGGGCGTCGAGAGGCGGGTTGACCCCGGCGATCACATTCTCGGTGCCGACGGCGACTGGTCGAGTTTCGGCTGTAACGCCGCCAATACCCGCGCTGTCGCCGACGGTCAGGCACCGGTCGACGGCGTCAGCGAGCGCTGGCGGGCCGATGTCGCACAACTTGGGTATCGGGCGCCGGTCGTCGCTGGCGGTCGCGTCTATCACCCCGACGGCCGAAGACTGCGGGTCTTCGACGCCGCGGACGGAACGGAGTTGTGGACCCTCGAGGACAGCCGGGTAGCGCCGTTGGTTCGCGACGGCGTGGTCTACGTCCCCGTCGGAACCACCCTCTACGCCCTCGAGGCCGACACCGGCGACGAACTGTGGAATCGGGAGTTCGAAACGCGGGGAAGCGTGACGACGCCGACGACGTACGAGGGACGCCAGTTGGTCTGTGGCGCGGGCGAACGCGTCGTCTCGCTCGATCCCGAGACCGCCGAGATCCGGTGGGAACGCGAGGTCTTCGGACAGGTGCTCGACCACCTCGCCGTCTTCCAGGGCTACGGGTTCGTCGTCGCGACTGAGGCCGGCGAGGTCTCCCTGTTCTCCGAGGAGGGGACGGGCTGGCGGCGGTGGGAGCTCCCGTCGACGCCGACGTGTCCGCCGAGCGCCGATACGGACTCGATCTACGTCACCTGTCGTAACGGGACGACGTACGCGCTAATGGACGACGGACTTTCGGACCCGGAGATCACCTGGACGGACGACACGGGCTGGGCCGAACGCGGGATCGGCGTCGTCGACGATCTCGTCCTCGTCGCGAACGGTCGCGGACTCCACGCCGTCGACGCCGAATCCGGCGAGCATCGCTGGGAATACGACACCGGCGACTGGCGACATACAGCCCCCGCGTACGGTCGCGACACGCTGTTCGTCGGCGGCGACCGACTCTGGGCGGTCGATCCAACACCCGGTGACAGCCCGGACGGCGGCCCTGCGGTCCGATTCGAACGAAAATTCGCGGGTCGGGTCGGTCTGGGTCCGGTCCTCGACGACGGTACGCTGTACGTCGTCGCCGAAGTCGAAGACGAGACGTTCGCGCTGCTGGCGCTGGACTGA
- a CDS encoding methionine synthase yields MSTNENKDQFRPPEHDSDHFLLTTVVGSYPKPKWLNRAKELYQDEDHGFDADDYQEAKDDASRLITNEHERAGLDVVVDGEMRRNEMVEFFAHRIEGYEFNGPVKVWGHNYFDKPSVVSEVEYDDSWLVDEYEFTADASDRPVKVPITGPYTLANWSFNEAYEDDDELTLELADLVNEEIEKLVDAGARYIQIDEPALATTPDDHAIVGEALERIVADLPEEVRIGLHVCYGDYSRIYPEILEFPVDEFDLELANGDYDQLDVFKDPEFTKDLALGVCDAHVAEVESVEQIEENIKKGLEVVPPEQLVVSPDCGVKLLPREVAYGKMANMVQAARNVEEDLDAGTIDIERGAPTPADD; encoded by the coding sequence ATGAGCACGAACGAGAACAAAGATCAGTTCCGACCGCCCGAGCACGATTCCGACCACTTCCTGCTGACGACCGTCGTCGGCTCCTACCCCAAGCCCAAGTGGCTCAACCGCGCGAAGGAACTCTATCAGGACGAGGATCACGGGTTCGACGCCGACGACTATCAGGAGGCCAAAGACGACGCCTCGCGACTCATCACGAACGAGCACGAGCGCGCCGGCCTCGACGTCGTTGTCGACGGCGAGATGCGGCGCAACGAGATGGTCGAGTTCTTCGCCCACCGTATCGAGGGCTACGAGTTCAACGGCCCCGTCAAGGTCTGGGGACACAACTACTTCGACAAGCCGAGCGTCGTCAGCGAAGTCGAGTACGACGACAGCTGGCTCGTCGACGAGTACGAGTTCACCGCCGACGCGAGCGACCGACCGGTCAAGGTCCCGATCACGGGTCCCTACACGCTCGCGAACTGGTCCTTTAACGAGGCCTACGAGGACGACGACGAACTCACCCTCGAGCTCGCCGACCTCGTCAACGAGGAGATCGAGAAACTCGTCGACGCCGGCGCGCGCTACATCCAGATCGACGAGCCCGCGCTCGCGACGACGCCCGACGACCACGCCATCGTCGGCGAGGCCCTAGAGCGCATCGTCGCCGACCTCCCCGAGGAGGTCCGCATCGGTCTCCACGTCTGTTACGGCGACTACTCCCGTATCTATCCCGAAATCCTCGAGTTCCCGGTCGACGAGTTCGACCTCGAACTCGCGAACGGCGACTACGACCAGCTCGATGTGTTCAAGGACCCCGAGTTCACCAAGGATCTCGCGCTCGGCGTCTGTGACGCCCACGTCGCGGAAGTCGAGTCCGTCGAGCAGATCGAGGAAAACATCAAGAAGGGCCTCGAGGTCGTCCCGCCGGAACAGCTCGTCGTCTCGCCGGACTGCGGCGTGAAGCTGCTGCCCCGCGAGGTCGCCTACGGCAAGATGGCGAATATGGTGCAGGCGGCCCGTAACGTCGAGGAGGACCTCGACGCGGGCACCATCGATATCGAGCGCGGTGCGCCGACGCCGGCCGACGACTGA
- a CDS encoding nitroreductase family protein: MQDALESRRELSDDVAEHRDPDHDIDPLFVNRWSPRAMTGEPLEEDEYLPLFEAARWAPSAFNNQHWRFLVADREDEEWDAFLDLLSENNRAWASDAAVLAVIVSKTTFDHNGEPAPVHSFDTGAAWENLALEGARRDLAVHGMAGFDYERAAAELDVPEEFAVEAMVAIGERAPPETLPEELREREQPSDRKPLSEIVHRGGFE, from the coding sequence ATGCAAGACGCTCTCGAGAGCCGACGCGAACTCAGTGACGATGTCGCCGAGCACCGCGATCCCGACCACGATATCGATCCGCTGTTCGTCAACCGATGGTCGCCACGCGCGATGACCGGCGAGCCGCTCGAGGAGGACGAGTATCTCCCGCTGTTCGAGGCCGCCCGCTGGGCACCCTCCGCGTTCAACAACCAGCACTGGCGGTTCCTCGTCGCCGACCGCGAGGACGAGGAGTGGGACGCGTTCCTCGATCTGCTCTCCGAGAACAATCGCGCGTGGGCGAGCGACGCCGCCGTGCTCGCCGTCATCGTCTCGAAGACGACGTTCGACCACAACGGCGAACCGGCCCCCGTCCACTCCTTCGACACCGGCGCGGCGTGGGAGAACCTCGCGCTCGAGGGCGCACGCCGCGATCTGGCCGTCCACGGAATGGCCGGCTTCGATTACGAACGCGCGGCCGCAGAACTCGATGTCCCCGAGGAGTTCGCGGTCGAAGCGATGGTCGCGATCGGCGAGCGCGCGCCGCCCGAAACGCTCCCCGAGGAGCTACGGGAGCGCGAGCAGCCGAGCGACCGTAAGCCGCTCTCGGAGATCGTCCACCGCGGCGGCTTCGAGTAG
- a CDS encoding SHOCT domain-containing protein: MDDRIRAFIANEGWLLVAILTFALTSIAGIAGLGALAGAISVIGWFLLTPVLLFWGDEVALLLEDADATGTTQTTETDAESDPLEELKRRYAAGEIDETEFERRLERLVAVDEIPDDAIGSGAADETPTDTVRVDEASDEATRTEPLERETDLDHERERECDR, from the coding sequence ATGGACGACAGGATTCGGGCGTTCATCGCCAACGAGGGCTGGCTACTGGTGGCGATCCTGACGTTCGCACTGACGAGTATCGCCGGCATTGCCGGCCTCGGAGCGCTCGCGGGCGCGATCTCGGTCATCGGATGGTTCCTGCTGACGCCGGTCCTGCTGTTCTGGGGCGACGAAGTCGCGCTGTTGCTCGAGGACGCCGACGCGACGGGCACGACGCAAACCACCGAGACGGACGCCGAATCGGACCCGCTCGAGGAGCTGAAACGCCGCTACGCGGCGGGGGAGATCGACGAGACGGAGTTCGAACGCCGACTCGAGCGGCTCGTGGCGGTCGACGAGATTCCGGACGACGCGATCGGTTCCGGAGCGGCCGACGAGACGCCGACGGACACTGTGAGAGTCGATGAGGCGTCGGACGAGGCGACTCGGACCGAACCGCTCGAGCGAGAGACCGATCTCGACCACGAGCGAGAACGGGAGTGCGACCGCTAG
- a CDS encoding 5-methyltetrahydropteroyltriglutamate--homocysteine methyltransferase, translating to MTEYVSTTPGLYPLPDWAKDDLSDLKGHQKHDLISGDEGEAITAAYEEARDEVIGVQQDAGLDRVVEGQLRWDDMLAHPLAVADAVETRGIVRYYDNNNFYREPVVQDDLEPTGDVASELEATAELTDGDDLQAVLPGPYSLSDLATDEQYGDEADFLGAIADFLEGEVDAFPEHETLFLLEPSLVENAPDDGQDERASEAIDQVAGATDADVVVQPYWGALEEKVYAHLLDADIDAVGFDFVANQDDNLYNIQEYGAPDDIALGLADGQNTLVEDPEAIRDRVEWVEGQLGVTEFETVYLTTNTETFYLPYGKYVEKLEVLAEAADLAEVTAA from the coding sequence ATGACTGAGTACGTTTCGACCACGCCGGGGCTGTATCCGCTCCCGGACTGGGCGAAAGACGACCTTTCAGACCTGAAAGGACACCAGAAACACGACCTCATCAGCGGCGACGAGGGCGAGGCAATCACCGCGGCCTACGAGGAGGCCCGCGACGAAGTGATCGGCGTCCAGCAAGACGCCGGCCTCGACCGCGTCGTCGAGGGGCAACTGCGCTGGGACGACATGCTCGCCCACCCGCTGGCCGTCGCCGACGCCGTCGAAACGCGCGGGATCGTCCGCTACTACGACAACAACAACTTCTACCGAGAGCCGGTCGTCCAGGACGACCTCGAGCCCACCGGCGACGTCGCCTCCGAACTCGAGGCGACCGCGGAACTGACCGACGGCGACGACCTGCAGGCAGTTCTCCCCGGTCCGTACTCGCTTTCGGACCTCGCGACTGACGAACAGTACGGCGACGAGGCCGACTTCCTCGGTGCAATTGCCGACTTCCTCGAGGGTGAGGTCGACGCCTTCCCCGAGCACGAGACGCTGTTCCTGCTCGAGCCCTCGCTGGTCGAGAACGCTCCCGACGACGGACAGGACGAGCGCGCGAGCGAGGCGATCGATCAGGTCGCTGGCGCGACCGACGCCGACGTCGTCGTCCAGCCCTACTGGGGCGCACTCGAGGAGAAGGTCTACGCGCACCTGCTCGACGCCGACATCGACGCGGTCGGCTTCGACTTCGTCGCGAATCAGGACGACAACCTCTACAACATTCAGGAGTACGGCGCACCTGACGACATCGCGCTGGGCCTCGCGGACGGCCAGAACACGCTCGTCGAGGATCCCGAAGCGATCCGCGACCGGGTCGAGTGGGTCGAAGGCCAACTCGGCGTCACCGAGTTCGAGACGGTCTACCTGACGACGAACACCGAGACGTTCTACCTGCCCTACGGCAAGTACGTGGAGAAACTCGAGGTCCTTGCGGAGGCCGCAGACCTCGCGGAGGTGACAGCAGCATGA
- a CDS encoding Gfo/Idh/MocA family protein produces the protein MTLEIGVLGYRFMGKAHANAMARLPMFFPDAPEIERSVLVGRDEEALSDAADRLGFESISTDWTEVVDDVDVFYNLGPNHVHREPSIAALEAGTPVFCEKPLAPTLEEADVMAETAREAGDDVPAGCAFNYRFVPAIRYAKRLLEAGELGEIRQVRGRYLQDWLVDPEAPWSWRNDEEMAGSGALGDLGSHTVDLLRFLVGSDDLAGEIKRVSGHLQTFVDERPVEDGDETRPVTVDDAYTAQLEFENGAVGSLEGTRVAAGHKNDHTIEVHGSEGSLRFSLERLNELEVLRADENRGYETILVTDADDPYVDHWWPPGHVLGWEHTFVHENYEFLSAVASGDAFEPNFDDGLAAQQVLDAIERSDERGERVALE, from the coding sequence ATGACTCTCGAGATCGGCGTTCTCGGCTATCGATTCATGGGGAAAGCACACGCGAACGCGATGGCTCGATTGCCGATGTTCTTCCCGGACGCACCCGAGATCGAACGCAGCGTGCTCGTCGGCCGCGACGAGGAGGCGCTGTCGGACGCGGCCGATCGACTCGGGTTCGAGTCGATATCGACGGACTGGACCGAGGTCGTCGACGATGTGGACGTCTTCTACAACCTCGGTCCGAACCACGTCCACCGAGAGCCGTCGATCGCCGCCCTCGAGGCCGGAACGCCGGTCTTCTGTGAGAAGCCGCTCGCACCGACGCTCGAGGAAGCGGACGTGATGGCGGAGACGGCGCGCGAGGCGGGCGACGACGTGCCCGCGGGCTGCGCGTTCAACTACCGGTTCGTACCCGCGATCCGGTACGCGAAGCGGCTGCTCGAGGCGGGCGAACTCGGCGAGATCCGTCAGGTCCGCGGCCGGTATCTGCAGGACTGGCTGGTCGACCCCGAGGCCCCGTGGTCGTGGCGCAACGACGAGGAGATGGCCGGTTCGGGCGCGCTCGGCGACCTCGGCTCGCACACGGTCGATCTCCTGCGATTCCTCGTCGGGTCCGACGACCTCGCGGGCGAGATCAAACGAGTCAGCGGCCACCTCCAGACGTTCGTGGATGAGCGGCCGGTCGAAGACGGCGACGAGACGCGTCCCGTCACCGTCGACGACGCCTACACCGCGCAACTCGAGTTCGAAAACGGTGCCGTCGGATCCCTCGAGGGGACGCGGGTCGCGGCGGGCCACAAGAACGACCACACGATCGAAGTCCACGGCTCCGAGGGCAGTCTCCGGTTCTCGCTCGAGCGGCTGAACGAACTCGAGGTACTGCGAGCCGACGAGAATCGGGGCTACGAGACGATTCTGGTCACCGACGCGGACGATCCCTACGTCGACCACTGGTGGCCGCCGGGCCACGTGCTGGGCTGGGAGCACACCTTCGTCCACGAGAATTACGAGTTCCTCAGCGCGGTTGCGAGCGGCGACGCGTTCGAACCGAACTTCGACGACGGTCTCGCCGCTCAGCAGGTCCTCGACGCGATCGAACGGAGCGACGAGCGCGGCGAGCGGGTCGCCCTCGAGTAA
- a CDS encoding glycoside hydrolase family 3 N-terminal domain-containing protein, producing the protein MPNGNDHDGVDESRRTFMKATGAATAAAGLGATSAAAGDGKRSKRLEDAIKAMTLEQKVGQMTQVAIDDLGEGFGPDTAFNDHDDVDTVGELFSELHVGSILNGGATGPTFDGEEFVEGLNGLQEYNLTVNEPAIPFVWGCDALHGNCLLEGCTSFPQRLNMGATRDIDLVEAAATHTGDSVAAIGGHWNFGPTLDVLRDMRWGRYFEGHSEDAMLLGEMGKARARGFEANGRVAATVKHFAGYGTPNTGSDRTHARTSMRDLRTRQFEPYRRGLEEAKTVMVNSGAVNGKPAHASSWLLTTVLRDRFDFDGVVLTDWDDFERMLSNHEYLPETDAGWRESVRQGIEAGVDMHMCGGETAPTDFIDTVIDLVESGDLSEARIDESVRRILELKADLGLFADPLAPEDEIGDIVGGAADVSEQLAKESLVLLQNEDDTLPLEGVDDLLLTGPGVHEGMENRFLMQHGGWTLGWQGIEDGNLTEDGPRPRQNTIEGELAARLGDGLTHVPTEYEPAAYESLYENFDNGFFDVTDEQAAAVREAAPGSDAVVVVLGEGTHNEGFGDRDKMRFLEAQRELVELVDSETGDDVPLVGVILAGSPRGTAETFEHLDAVLFAGQPGSDAGVAIADTLFGDYNPSGKLPFTWESHVGHVPQIYDEYPPRHPDSAGDQMVQFEFGHGLSYTDWEYADLSLSTESVTNPASTPTVTAHVTVENAGDTAGEHIVEIYNTESYGSVLQPQRRLMGFERVALEPGERETVAVDLDLSTLEVVPGDVPGWGPRVVEAGEYELAVGSDWGVNASDEDGGGGETTTLTVGETASITDPEPTPGRYDIDGDGDEDFSDVMALHRRLKRRR; encoded by the coding sequence ATGCCAAACGGAAACGATCACGATGGCGTCGACGAATCGCGCAGGACGTTCATGAAGGCAACCGGTGCGGCGACGGCCGCGGCCGGGCTCGGAGCCACCAGTGCGGCGGCCGGCGACGGGAAGCGATCGAAGCGTCTCGAGGACGCGATCAAGGCGATGACCCTCGAGCAGAAGGTCGGCCAGATGACCCAGGTCGCGATCGACGATCTCGGCGAGGGGTTCGGCCCCGACACCGCGTTCAACGATCACGACGACGTGGACACGGTCGGCGAGCTATTCTCGGAGCTCCACGTCGGTTCGATCCTCAACGGCGGCGCGACGGGACCGACGTTCGACGGCGAGGAGTTCGTCGAGGGACTCAACGGCCTCCAGGAGTACAACCTCACGGTCAACGAGCCGGCGATCCCGTTCGTCTGGGGCTGTGACGCGCTCCACGGGAACTGCCTGCTCGAGGGGTGTACGAGCTTCCCGCAGCGACTCAACATGGGCGCGACGCGCGACATCGATCTCGTCGAGGCGGCGGCGACCCACACCGGCGACTCCGTCGCGGCGATCGGCGGCCACTGGAATTTCGGGCCGACGCTGGACGTCCTGCGGGACATGCGCTGGGGCCGCTACTTCGAGGGCCACAGCGAGGACGCGATGTTGCTCGGCGAGATGGGGAAGGCTCGCGCCCGCGGGTTCGAGGCCAACGGCCGGGTCGCCGCGACGGTCAAGCACTTCGCCGGCTACGGCACCCCGAACACCGGTTCCGACCGGACCCACGCACGGACCTCGATGCGGGACCTGCGGACCCGCCAGTTCGAGCCCTACCGGCGCGGGCTCGAGGAAGCCAAGACGGTGATGGTCAACAGCGGCGCGGTCAACGGGAAGCCGGCCCACGCCTCCTCGTGGCTGCTGACGACGGTCCTGCGGGACCGATTCGACTTCGATGGCGTGGTCCTGACCGACTGGGACGACTTCGAGCGGATGCTCTCCAACCACGAGTACCTGCCCGAGACCGACGCCGGCTGGCGCGAGTCGGTCCGGCAGGGTATCGAAGCCGGCGTCGATATGCACATGTGCGGCGGCGAGACGGCGCCGACCGACTTCATCGACACCGTGATCGACCTCGTCGAGAGCGGCGACCTCTCCGAGGCACGCATCGACGAGTCGGTCCGTCGCATCCTCGAGCTCAAGGCCGACCTCGGGCTGTTCGCGGACCCGCTCGCGCCGGAAGACGAGATCGGCGACATCGTCGGCGGCGCTGCCGATGTCTCCGAGCAACTCGCCAAGGAGTCGCTGGTCCTGCTGCAAAACGAGGACGACACGCTCCCGCTCGAGGGCGTCGACGACCTGCTGCTGACCGGGCCCGGCGTCCACGAAGGGATGGAAAACCGGTTCCTGATGCAACACGGCGGCTGGACGCTCGGCTGGCAGGGGATCGAGGACGGGAACCTGACCGAGGACGGCCCGCGACCGCGCCAGAACACGATCGAGGGCGAACTGGCAGCGCGGCTCGGCGACGGGCTCACACACGTCCCGACGGAGTACGAGCCCGCGGCCTACGAGAGCCTCTACGAGAACTTCGATAACGGCTTCTTCGATGTCACCGACGAGCAGGCGGCGGCGGTCCGCGAGGCCGCACCTGGCTCCGACGCCGTCGTCGTCGTCCTCGGCGAGGGAACGCACAACGAGGGCTTCGGCGACCGGGACAAGATGCGCTTCCTCGAGGCCCAGCGGGAACTCGTCGAACTCGTCGATAGCGAGACCGGCGACGACGTCCCGCTCGTCGGTGTGATCCTCGCCGGAAGCCCGCGCGGCACGGCGGAGACGTTCGAGCACCTCGATGCCGTGCTCTTCGCCGGCCAACCGGGCAGCGATGCCGGCGTCGCGATCGCCGACACGCTCTTTGGCGACTACAACCCCTCCGGGAAGCTTCCGTTCACGTGGGAGTCCCACGTCGGGCACGTCCCCCAGATCTACGACGAGTATCCGCCGCGCCATCCCGACAGTGCGGGCGATCAGATGGTCCAGTTCGAGTTCGGCCACGGCCTCTCCTACACCGACTGGGAGTACGCGGACCTGTCGCTGTCGACCGAGTCGGTGACGAACCCCGCCTCGACGCCGACCGTGACGGCCCACGTCACCGTTGAGAACGCCGGCGACACGGCCGGCGAGCACATCGTCGAGATCTACAACACCGAATCCTACGGCTCCGTGCTCCAGCCCCAGCGTCGTCTGATGGGCTTCGAGCGGGTCGCCCTCGAGCCGGGCGAGCGCGAGACCGTCGCCGTCGACCTCGACCTCTCGACGCTCGAGGTCGTCCCCGGCGACGTTCCCGGCTGGGGGCCCCGGGTCGTCGAGGCCGGCGAGTACGAGCTCGCAGTCGGCTCCGACTGGGGCGTGAACGCGAGCGACGAGGACGGCGGTGGCGGCGAGACGACGACGCTGACCGTCGGAGAGACGGCCTCCATCACCGATCCCGAGCCGACGCCCGGTCGCTACGACATCGACGGGGACGGGGACGAGGACTTCAGCGACGTGATGGCGCTCCACCGACGACTCAAGCGGCGACGGTAA